Proteins encoded by one window of Elaeis guineensis isolate ETL-2024a chromosome 12, EG11, whole genome shotgun sequence:
- the LOC105054664 gene encoding ubiquitin-conjugating enzyme E2 variant 1C, whose translation MTLGGPGGSSVVVPRNFRLLEELERGEKGIGDGTVSYGMDDGDDIYMRSWTGTIIGPHNSVHEGRIYQLKLFCDKDYPEKPPSVRFHSRINMTCVNPETGVVEAKKFGLLANWRREYTMEDILTQLKKEMAASHNRKLVQPPEGTFF comes from the exons ATGACGCTCGGAGGTCCCGGTGGATCCAGCGTCGttg TTCCTCGGAACTTTAGATTGTTAGAAGAGCTTGAACGAGGAGAAAAGGGCATCGGAGATGGAACTGTTAGCTATGGTATGGATGATGGCGATGACATCTACATGCGCTCCTGGACAGGCACAATAATTGGCCCTCATAAT TCTGTTCATGAGGGACGCATATATCAGCTGAAGTTGTTCTGCGACAAGGACTATCCGGAGAAACCGCCCAGTGTTCGATTCCATTCACGAATAAACATGACTTGTGTTAATCCTGAGACAGGagtg GTAGAGGCGAAAAAATTTGGCCTTCTGGCAAATTGGCGACGTGAATACACAATGGAAGACATATTAACACAGCTTAAGAAAGAAATGGCAGCATCCCATAACCGGAAACTAGTCCAGCCTCCAGAGGGAACTTTCTTCTAG